One genomic segment of Heptranchias perlo isolate sHepPer1 chromosome 3, sHepPer1.hap1, whole genome shotgun sequence includes these proteins:
- the LOC137308249 gene encoding putative nuclease HARBI1 yields the protein MYSVTKELVTEIYHLLQPQLQPQSRARTALPVAVKVTVVVNFYASGSFQVFAGDISNIPQFAVHCCIREVTEALYIMRNTFISFSLARDKQKEQARGFAWIAGFPMVQGAIDCMHIALCAPHLNSDIFISGKGFHSLNVQLMCDHRQCTMQVIAHNPGSSHDSFILWQSSVPPVFEPAWQVKGWLPGKKGYPLMTWLMTSVRNTRTRAQQAYNESHATTRNIIEHAISVLKQCLRCLDHSAGAL from the coding sequence ATGTATTCGGTTACAAAAGAGCTCGTGACTGAAATCTatcatctgctgcagccacaactgcagcctcaaagcagggcaaggacagcattgcctgtggctgtcaaggtgaccgtggttGTCAATTTTTacgcctctggctcctttcaggtttttgctggagatataagcaacatcccaCAGTTTGCAgttcactgctgtataagggaagtcaccgaggctctctatataatgagaaacacattcatctcattctctcttgccagagacaagcagaaggAGCAAGCACGAGGTTTTGCatggattgcaggcttccccatggtgcagggtgccattgactgcatgcacattgccttgtgtgctcctcatctgaactcagaCATATTCATCAgtggaaagggattccactccctcaatgtgcagctgatgtgcgaccacaggcagtgcacCATGCAGGTGATTGCCCacaatcctggcagcagtcatgattctttcattctgtggcagtcctctgttccacctgtatttgaaccagcatggcaagtcaaaggttgGCTACCGGGCaagaagggctatcccctcatgacatggctcatgacttcggtcaggaacacacgcacacgtgcacagcaggcctacaatgagagccatgccacCACAAGAAACATTATAGAGCATGCCATCagtgtcctcaagcaatgcttacgctgcctggaccactctgcaGGAGCCCtgtag